One genomic segment of Myxocyprinus asiaticus isolate MX2 ecotype Aquarium Trade chromosome 14, UBuf_Myxa_2, whole genome shotgun sequence includes these proteins:
- the LOC127451503 gene encoding retinoid-inducible serine carboxypeptidase-like isoform X1, translating to MARSWIGMLVVALLFAESFHKGICVPVQAKESWGYVDVRQGAHMFWWLYYANSSSASYKELPLVMWLQGGPGGSSCGFGNFEEIGPLDRDLKPRETSWVHASSVLFVDNPVGTGYSYTDTEDALTKDVAMVASDMMVLLNNFFSLKTEFQSIPFYIFSESYGGKMAAAISLELTKAIKGGSVKCNFAGVALGDSWISPLDSVMTWGPYLYSTSMLDDNGLEEVNKAAKGVQQALDQGQYQKATEMWSITENVVEQNTNGVNFYNILTQDSDEMKSSSDQTTDGFLSSLKRRHIRPLHRQSLSELMNGPIRQKLGVIPKNVTWGGQSEAVFVSMAGDFMKPVVNIVDELLASGVNVTVYNGQLDLIVDTVGQEQWVKQLKWNGLQYFNQMKWTALEDPQTENQTGAFYKTYKNFAFYWILKAGHMIPSDQGPMALRMLKMVTQQE from the exons GTATTTGTGTTCCAGTTCAAGCCAAAGAATCATGGGGATATGTGGATGTCCGTCAGGGAGCACATATGTTCTGGTGGCTGTATTACGCCAACAGTTCCAGTGCCAGTTATAAAGAACTACCTCTAGTTATGTGGCTGCAG GGAGGTCCTGGGGGATCTAGCTGTGGTTTTGGCAACTTTGAGGAAATTGGACCACTGGATAGAGACCTGAAGCCAAGAGAAACCTCTTGG GTGCATGCATCCAGTGTGCTATTTGTGGATAACCCAGTAGGTACCGGCTACAGTTACACAGACACTGAAGATGCCCTCACCAAGGACGTTGCAATGGTGGCATCAGACATGATGGTCCTCCTCAATAACTTTTTCTCTCTAAAGACAGAGTTTcag AGTATTCCTTTCTATATATTTTCTGAGTCTTATGGAGGCAAAATGGCAGCAGCTATTTCTCTTGAGCTCACAAAG GCAATTAAAGGGGGTTCAGTCAAATGTAACTTTGCTGGGGTGGCACTGGGAGACTCCTGGATCTCTCCTTTAG ATTCAGTCATGACCTGGGGTCCTTATCTTTACAGCACA TCTATGTTGGATGACAATGGGCTTGAGGAGGTGAACAAAGCAGCAAAGGGAGTGCAGCAGGCTCTGGATCAGGGCCAGTATCAAAAAGCCACTGAGATGTGGTCTATCACAGAGAATGTGGTGGAACAG aacacaaatggagtgaATTTCTACAACATCCTCACTCAAGACTCTGATGAGATGAAGAGCAGTTCAGATCAAACCACAGATGGATTTCTCT CCTCACTGAAGCGACGTCACATTCGCCCTTTGCACCGTCAGTCCCTTTCAGAGTTGATGAACGGGCCAATCAGACAGAAGCTTGGGGTCATTCCAAAGAATGTCACATGGGGAG GTCAATCTGAGGCTGTATTTGTCAGCATGGCAGGAGATTTCATGAAGCCTGTTGTGAACATTGTGGATGAGCTTCTGGCTTCAGGAGTCAATGTCACAGTCTACAATGGCCAGCTGGATCTCATTGTCGACACAGTGG GTCAGGAGCAGTGGGTGAAACAGCTAAAATGGAATGGACTCCAGTATTTTAACCAGATGAAATGGACAGCACTGGAGGACCCACAAACAGAGAACCAAACTGGAGCCTTCTATAAGACCTACAAGAACTTTGCCTTCTACTGGATCCTCAAAGCTGGACATATG ATCCCGTCTGACCAGGGCCCAATGGCTTTAAGGATGTTGAAGATGGTGACTCAGCAAGAGTGA
- the LOC127451503 gene encoding retinoid-inducible serine carboxypeptidase-like isoform X2, with protein sequence MARSWIGMLVVALLFAESFHKVQAKESWGYVDVRQGAHMFWWLYYANSSSASYKELPLVMWLQGGPGGSSCGFGNFEEIGPLDRDLKPRETSWVHASSVLFVDNPVGTGYSYTDTEDALTKDVAMVASDMMVLLNNFFSLKTEFQSIPFYIFSESYGGKMAAAISLELTKAIKGGSVKCNFAGVALGDSWISPLDSVMTWGPYLYSTSMLDDNGLEEVNKAAKGVQQALDQGQYQKATEMWSITENVVEQNTNGVNFYNILTQDSDEMKSSSDQTTDGFLSSLKRRHIRPLHRQSLSELMNGPIRQKLGVIPKNVTWGGQSEAVFVSMAGDFMKPVVNIVDELLASGVNVTVYNGQLDLIVDTVGQEQWVKQLKWNGLQYFNQMKWTALEDPQTENQTGAFYKTYKNFAFYWILKAGHMIPSDQGPMALRMLKMVTQQE encoded by the exons TTCAAGCCAAAGAATCATGGGGATATGTGGATGTCCGTCAGGGAGCACATATGTTCTGGTGGCTGTATTACGCCAACAGTTCCAGTGCCAGTTATAAAGAACTACCTCTAGTTATGTGGCTGCAG GGAGGTCCTGGGGGATCTAGCTGTGGTTTTGGCAACTTTGAGGAAATTGGACCACTGGATAGAGACCTGAAGCCAAGAGAAACCTCTTGG GTGCATGCATCCAGTGTGCTATTTGTGGATAACCCAGTAGGTACCGGCTACAGTTACACAGACACTGAAGATGCCCTCACCAAGGACGTTGCAATGGTGGCATCAGACATGATGGTCCTCCTCAATAACTTTTTCTCTCTAAAGACAGAGTTTcag AGTATTCCTTTCTATATATTTTCTGAGTCTTATGGAGGCAAAATGGCAGCAGCTATTTCTCTTGAGCTCACAAAG GCAATTAAAGGGGGTTCAGTCAAATGTAACTTTGCTGGGGTGGCACTGGGAGACTCCTGGATCTCTCCTTTAG ATTCAGTCATGACCTGGGGTCCTTATCTTTACAGCACA TCTATGTTGGATGACAATGGGCTTGAGGAGGTGAACAAAGCAGCAAAGGGAGTGCAGCAGGCTCTGGATCAGGGCCAGTATCAAAAAGCCACTGAGATGTGGTCTATCACAGAGAATGTGGTGGAACAG aacacaaatggagtgaATTTCTACAACATCCTCACTCAAGACTCTGATGAGATGAAGAGCAGTTCAGATCAAACCACAGATGGATTTCTCT CCTCACTGAAGCGACGTCACATTCGCCCTTTGCACCGTCAGTCCCTTTCAGAGTTGATGAACGGGCCAATCAGACAGAAGCTTGGGGTCATTCCAAAGAATGTCACATGGGGAG GTCAATCTGAGGCTGTATTTGTCAGCATGGCAGGAGATTTCATGAAGCCTGTTGTGAACATTGTGGATGAGCTTCTGGCTTCAGGAGTCAATGTCACAGTCTACAATGGCCAGCTGGATCTCATTGTCGACACAGTGG GTCAGGAGCAGTGGGTGAAACAGCTAAAATGGAATGGACTCCAGTATTTTAACCAGATGAAATGGACAGCACTGGAGGACCCACAAACAGAGAACCAAACTGGAGCCTTCTATAAGACCTACAAGAACTTTGCCTTCTACTGGATCCTCAAAGCTGGACATATG ATCCCGTCTGACCAGGGCCCAATGGCTTTAAGGATGTTGAAGATGGTGACTCAGCAAGAGTGA